In one window of Methanobacterium alcaliphilum DNA:
- a CDS encoding indole-3-glycerol phosphate synthase TrpC, translating into MNSIKFNQIIKQRKKDLGTVMAKKPLKELKKELHDAHEPKNFKKALQNKKRFPIICEYKPASPSLGNISSRGLKESIESFQLGGASAASILTEEKFFKGDINYIRQASELIDFPVMRKDFILDEYQIYEARVYGASSILLMSDIYPDISSGIEVCRSLGMEPLVECKNSIDVYKALNSDADVVGINNRSFQDFSIDLNRTKALAGLVPEEVLLVAESGVKSPEDAALLVRYGADALLVGTSVMGSEDIVATIQKMICFAESSLKFKSKRKSRGDEFFEQFA; encoded by the coding sequence ATGAACTCCATTAAATTTAATCAGATTATAAAACAGCGCAAAAAAGATTTGGGAACGGTCATGGCAAAAAAACCACTCAAAGAATTGAAAAAAGAATTGCATGATGCTCATGAACCTAAAAACTTTAAAAAGGCGCTTCAAAACAAAAAAAGATTCCCCATTATATGTGAATACAAACCTGCTTCTCCATCATTAGGAAATATATCTAGTCGGGGTTTGAAAGAATCTATTGAATCTTTTCAACTAGGTGGCGCCAGCGCAGCATCCATTTTAACCGAGGAAAAATTCTTTAAAGGAGATATTAATTATATTCGTCAAGCCTCAGAGCTAATTGATTTTCCTGTCATGCGCAAAGATTTTATACTCGATGAATATCAAATTTATGAAGCTAGAGTTTATGGTGCCAGTTCTATCCTTTTAATGAGCGACATTTATCCCGATATTTCTTCAGGCATTGAAGTCTGTCGTTCATTAGGGATGGAGCCGTTAGTGGAATGTAAAAATTCTATAGATGTTTATAAAGCTTTAAACTCTGATGCGGATGTAGTGGGAATTAACAATCGAAGTTTTCAAGATTTCAGTATAGATTTAAATCGGACTAAAGCACTTGCTGGTCTGGTACCGGAAGAAGTACTATTGGTTGCAGAAAGCGGAGTAAAATCTCCTGAGGATGCAGCACTTTTAGTTAGATATGGTGCAGATGCATTACTGGTGGGAACCAGTGTTATGGGATCAGAAGATATTGTTGCAACAATTCAAAAGATGATTTGCTTTGCAGAAAGTTCTTTAAAATTTAAATCTAAACGAAAATCTAGGGGAGATGAATTTTTTGAGCAATTCGCTTAA